In a genomic window of Rubrivirga sp. SAORIC476:
- a CDS encoding HD domain-containing protein, whose amino-acid sequence MTDPIAPFSPLVERAIEIAAEWHDGTYRKGRWTDPCVLDADGRPARVPAMAHVTAVAMTVQRTGWNDEAVAAAFLHDALEDPNGRGETLDRETLQAMVGESVVRIVEAVSEPKVDADGGWLPWRVRKEAYLASLAAGPTEAVAVSLADKLHNAYSMASSLACGIDIFTSAPGRRGLSAGAADQRWFFEAVLAESGSRDDPRLGALRDRLQAEVDRFVAQAGLG is encoded by the coding sequence GTGACCGACCCCATCGCCCCGTTCTCCCCGCTGGTCGAACGCGCCATCGAGATCGCCGCTGAGTGGCACGATGGCACCTACCGAAAAGGCCGATGGACCGACCCCTGCGTCCTCGACGCCGACGGGCGGCCTGCTCGCGTGCCGGCCATGGCCCACGTCACCGCCGTCGCCATGACCGTGCAACGGACCGGGTGGAACGATGAGGCGGTCGCCGCCGCATTCCTCCACGACGCGCTGGAAGACCCCAACGGCCGGGGCGAGACGCTCGATCGGGAGACCCTCCAGGCGATGGTCGGAGAGTCTGTCGTCCGCATCGTCGAGGCCGTCAGCGAGCCGAAGGTGGACGCGGACGGGGGGTGGTTGCCGTGGCGCGTTCGCAAGGAGGCCTACCTGGCGTCCCTCGCCGCCGGCCCCACCGAGGCCGTCGCGGTGTCGCTGGCCGACAAGCTCCACAACGCCTACTCGATGGCGTCGAGCCTGGCGTGCGGGATCGACATCTTCACGTCCGCCCCGGGCCGCCGAGGCCTGTCGGCAGGCGCGGCCGACCAGCGCTGGTTCTTCGAGGCCGTGCTGGCCGAGAGCGGGTCGCGGGACGACCCCCGGCTGGGTGCGCTCCGCGACCGCCTTCAGGCCGAGGTGGACCGATTCGTCGCCCAGGCCGGGCTGGGCTAA
- a CDS encoding bifunctional nuclease family protein codes for MDYIQVDIIGLSTSPSSGGAYALVLGEIGGNRRLPIIIGAFEAQAIALELEKIQPPRPMTHDLLRSLFETLGADVTDVVIDDLREGTFFAKIRYVYDGEEATLDARPSDAVALAVRTDADLFVASGVLDEAGIPADDEGEPVESDAEAEPFEAAASSAMSRLDRMESQLEKAIAEEDYEAAARLRDEIARMREGN; via the coding sequence ATGGACTACATCCAGGTCGACATCATCGGGCTCTCCACGAGCCCCTCGTCCGGGGGAGCCTACGCGCTCGTGCTCGGCGAGATCGGCGGCAACCGCCGCCTCCCGATCATCATCGGCGCCTTCGAGGCGCAGGCCATCGCGCTGGAGCTGGAGAAGATCCAGCCGCCGCGGCCCATGACGCACGATCTGCTGCGGTCGCTCTTCGAGACCCTCGGCGCGGACGTGACCGACGTGGTCATCGACGACCTCCGGGAAGGCACCTTCTTCGCCAAGATCCGCTACGTCTACGACGGCGAGGAGGCGACGCTGGACGCCCGGCCGTCGGACGCCGTGGCGCTGGCCGTCCGCACCGACGCCGACCTGTTCGTCGCCTCGGGCGTGCTCGACGAGGCCGGCATCCCGGCCGACGACGAGGGCGAGCCGGTCGAGTCGGACGCCGAGGCGGAGCCGTTCGAGGCCGCCGCGTCGTCGGCCATGTCCCGCCTCGACCGGATGGAGAGCCAACTCGAGAAGGCCATCGCCGAGGAGGACTACGAGGCTGCCGCCCGGCTCCGCGACGAGATCGCGCGGATGCGGGAGGGGAACTGA
- the bshC gene encoding bacillithiol biosynthesis cysteine-adding enzyme BshC — MADAPGAVGETPPALVPSRITSLPPEALGASALHRATLSGDPAALAFYRWSPHDPAHRAEAARVAAEAATARGARDAVADVLAEQNRAWGATDAVLDLVETLRQPDAVAVVTGQQLGLFAGPLYTIWKARSAVRLAARLTEETGRPAVPVFWLADEDHDFAEIQRATFAVGEAVRHVAYDDGRPPEADRGPVGRMVLEEAATDAAIRQLADALPAGPQREEALRLAQDAYVPGRTMRDAFAALFRALVPDIVLMSADDARLKRLAAPLFVREATAWPDTLARLAERSEALAAAGFHIQVTPTPVNLFVMSDDARTPLDPVEGGGFVRRGLEEELSAEDLLARIDADPASISPNVVLRPLLQDTLLPTAAYVAGPGEAAYFAQLGPVYEAFGVPMPVIEPRLSLTLVEPGVAKVLDRYGLSVPDLGAGAVDAQQRLHALWRRLALDATDLDLDATFAAATSAALAAVDALEPVVEEVDGSMTSAVAAARRKVEKALASLATKTVRVEKRHHDDVRARLARAQAALWPEGALQERSLGPLGVVARHGAHALTELADAVPLDATLHHVVHT; from the coding sequence ATGGCGGATGCGCCCGGAGCGGTGGGGGAGACGCCTCCCGCCCTCGTCCCGTCCCGCATCACGTCGCTCCCGCCGGAGGCCCTCGGGGCGTCGGCGCTGCACCGGGCCACGCTGTCGGGTGACCCGGCCGCGCTCGCGTTCTACCGCTGGTCCCCGCACGACCCGGCCCACCGCGCCGAGGCGGCCCGCGTCGCTGCCGAGGCGGCGACGGCCCGCGGCGCTCGCGACGCTGTCGCCGACGTGCTCGCGGAGCAGAACCGCGCCTGGGGAGCCACCGACGCGGTGCTGGATCTCGTGGAGACCCTCCGCCAGCCCGACGCCGTGGCGGTCGTCACGGGACAGCAGCTGGGGCTGTTCGCGGGGCCGCTCTACACGATCTGGAAGGCGCGCAGCGCGGTCCGCCTCGCCGCTCGGCTGACGGAGGAGACCGGCCGCCCCGCCGTCCCGGTGTTCTGGCTGGCCGACGAGGACCACGACTTCGCGGAGATCCAGCGGGCCACATTCGCGGTGGGAGAGGCGGTACGCCATGTCGCCTACGACGACGGCCGACCACCGGAAGCCGACCGTGGTCCCGTCGGCCGAATGGTGTTGGAGGAGGCCGCCACGGACGCTGCGATCCGCCAGTTGGCCGACGCGCTTCCTGCTGGCCCGCAACGGGAGGAGGCACTCCGCCTCGCGCAGGACGCGTACGTCCCCGGCCGGACGATGCGGGACGCGTTTGCCGCCCTCTTCCGCGCCCTCGTCCCCGACATCGTCCTGATGTCGGCCGACGACGCCCGCCTCAAACGACTCGCGGCGCCGCTCTTCGTCCGCGAGGCGACGGCGTGGCCTGACACCCTCGCCCGCCTCGCCGAACGCTCGGAGGCCCTCGCTGCGGCAGGCTTCCACATCCAGGTCACCCCGACGCCCGTCAACCTCTTTGTGATGAGCGACGATGCGCGGACGCCTCTCGACCCGGTCGAGGGAGGCGGCTTCGTCCGGCGCGGACTGGAGGAGGAACTCTCGGCCGAGGACCTGCTCGCCCGCATCGACGCCGACCCGGCCTCGATCAGCCCGAACGTGGTCCTCCGGCCGCTCCTGCAGGACACGCTGCTGCCGACGGCCGCCTACGTCGCGGGGCCCGGCGAGGCGGCCTACTTCGCGCAACTCGGTCCGGTCTACGAGGCCTTCGGGGTGCCGATGCCGGTGATCGAGCCTCGGCTGAGCCTGACGCTCGTCGAGCCCGGTGTCGCGAAAGTACTGGACCGCTATGGCCTCTCCGTGCCTGACCTCGGCGCGGGCGCCGTCGACGCCCAGCAGCGACTGCACGCCCTCTGGCGTCGCCTCGCCCTCGACGCCACGGACCTCGACCTCGACGCGACATTCGCAGCAGCCACCTCCGCGGCGCTCGCCGCCGTGGACGCGCTCGAACCTGTTGTGGAAGAGGTCGATGGGTCGATGACCTCCGCCGTCGCTGCAGCGCGGCGGAAGGTCGAGAAAGCGCTGGCCTCGCTGGCGACCAAGACAGTCCGCGTCGAGAAGCGGCACCACGACGACGTGCGGGCGCGGCTCGCGCGGGCGCAGGCGGCGCTCTGGCCGGAGGGCGCGCTTCAGGAGCGCTCGCTCGGTCCGCTCGGGGTGGTCGCCCGACACGGCGCCCACGCCCTGACGGAACTGGCGGATGCCGTGCCGCTGGACGCCACTCTCCACCACGTCGTCCACACGTGA
- a CDS encoding phosphatase PAP2 family protein, producing the protein MSDLRPPHPIVPFLRRRIARGVPYGLGFTVAFLVVIAALAGFVSVVDAVTEADDLARFDAMAHEVVYDTFGASPRLGLAVTWFGNNATLIGFVVGVALALVLARRYWAALRVVAASGLGGLVVLGLKALFARDRPADQIIQATGFSFPSGHAFASTVFYGMMVYLVFRLTERTWARAMAVVIGPLMILSVGLSRVYLNVHYLSDVLGGWLAGATWLGACLLVIDVVETRYRSRSEVREERNRPDDADPQPHGSAA; encoded by the coding sequence TTGAGCGACCTCCGGCCCCCGCACCCGATCGTCCCGTTCCTCCGCCGCCGGATCGCGCGCGGCGTGCCGTACGGCCTCGGCTTCACGGTCGCCTTCCTGGTCGTGATCGCAGCCCTGGCAGGCTTCGTGTCGGTCGTCGACGCGGTCACCGAGGCGGACGACCTCGCGCGCTTCGACGCGATGGCGCACGAGGTCGTGTACGACACGTTCGGCGCGTCGCCCCGCCTCGGGCTCGCCGTGACGTGGTTCGGCAACAACGCGACGCTGATCGGCTTCGTGGTGGGGGTTGCGCTGGCGCTGGTGCTCGCGCGTCGGTACTGGGCGGCGCTGCGGGTGGTTGCGGCGTCGGGGCTGGGCGGGCTGGTCGTGCTCGGACTGAAGGCGCTGTTCGCTCGCGACCGGCCCGCCGACCAGATCATCCAGGCGACCGGCTTCAGCTTCCCCAGCGGCCACGCGTTCGCCTCGACCGTGTTCTATGGCATGATGGTCTACCTCGTCTTCCGCCTCACCGAGCGGACGTGGGCTCGCGCGATGGCCGTGGTGATCGGGCCGCTGATGATTCTCTCCGTCGGCCTGTCCCGGGTCTACCTCAACGTCCACTACCTGTCCGACGTGCTGGGCGGATGGCTGGCGGGCGCGACGTGGCTCGGCGCCTGCCTGCTCGTGATCGACGTCGTCGAGACCCGGTATCGGAGCCGGTCGGAGGTGCGCGAGGAGCGGAACCGGCCGGATGACGCAGATCCGCAGCCACACGGCTCGGCCGCGTAG
- the tyrS gene encoding tyrosine--tRNA ligase: MTLLDDLKWRGVLYDQTPDLDDHLAEGSRIAYCGFDPTADSLHVGSLVPVMGLARLQRHGHTPVALVGGGTGLIGDPSGKKDERTLQTREQVDANVAGIRKQLERFLDFEGEHAAQMANNADWLTTIPLTDFLRDVGKHFTIGYMTAKESVKSRVESGLSFTEFSYMLLQAYDFLKLYEEQGATIQLGGSDQWGNITAGTELIRRAAGGKAHGFVMPLVTNASGTKFGKTEAGTIWLDAERTSPYRFYQFWFNADDRDVISYLKYFTWLERDEIEALEAEMEANPGRRGAQRALARAVTTLVHGEEATEAAERAGRALFGGDLDALDAKALAEVFEEAPSIELPADRFDGDGVAVIDLLVEAGLTASKGEARRTIQGGGVRVGDDRVEDIDRTVTRADAVDGAVMVLRKGKKSVALVRLI, from the coding sequence ATGACTCTCCTCGACGACCTGAAGTGGCGCGGCGTCCTCTACGACCAGACGCCCGACCTCGACGACCACCTCGCCGAAGGATCGCGCATCGCGTATTGCGGCTTCGACCCGACGGCCGACAGCCTCCACGTCGGCTCGCTGGTGCCGGTGATGGGGCTCGCGCGGCTCCAGCGGCACGGCCACACGCCCGTCGCGCTCGTCGGCGGGGGGACCGGCCTGATCGGGGATCCGTCCGGCAAGAAGGACGAGCGGACGCTCCAGACCCGTGAGCAGGTCGACGCCAACGTGGCCGGCATCCGCAAGCAGCTGGAGCGCTTCCTCGACTTCGAGGGAGAGCACGCCGCGCAGATGGCCAACAACGCCGACTGGCTGACGACCATCCCGCTGACCGACTTCCTCCGCGACGTGGGCAAGCACTTCACCATCGGCTACATGACGGCCAAGGAGTCCGTCAAGAGCCGCGTCGAGAGCGGGCTGTCGTTCACCGAGTTCAGCTACATGCTGCTCCAGGCGTACGACTTCCTGAAACTGTACGAGGAGCAGGGCGCGACCATCCAGCTGGGCGGCAGCGACCAGTGGGGCAACATCACGGCGGGCACCGAACTCATCCGCCGCGCGGCAGGGGGGAAGGCGCATGGCTTCGTGATGCCGCTCGTGACCAACGCGTCCGGCACCAAGTTCGGGAAGACGGAGGCGGGCACGATCTGGCTCGACGCCGAGCGCACGTCGCCCTACCGGTTCTACCAGTTCTGGTTCAACGCCGACGACCGGGACGTGATCAGCTACCTGAAGTACTTCACCTGGCTGGAGCGCGACGAGATCGAGGCGCTGGAGGCCGAGATGGAGGCCAACCCCGGACGGCGCGGCGCCCAGCGCGCGCTGGCCCGCGCCGTGACGACGCTCGTCCACGGCGAGGAGGCCACCGAGGCGGCCGAGCGGGCCGGGCGCGCGCTCTTCGGCGGCGACCTTGATGCCCTCGACGCCAAGGCCCTCGCGGAGGTCTTCGAGGAGGCGCCCTCCATCGAGCTTCCGGCCGACCGCTTCGACGGCGACGGCGTCGCGGTGATCGACCTACTGGTGGAGGCCGGACTGACGGCGTCCAAGGGCGAGGCCCGGCGCACCATCCAGGGCGGCGGGGTCCGCGTGGGCGACGACCGCGTCGAGGACATCGATCGCACCGTGACCCGCGCCGACGCGGTGGATGGCGCCGTGATGGTGTTGCGGAAGGGAAAGAAGTCGGTCGCTCTCGTCCGCCTCATCTGA
- a CDS encoding CoA-binding protein, whose amino-acid sequence MPSSPDLTAALRDARTIAVVGCSPRGFQTSHRIARYIQKVGYRMIPINPNHDEILGETAYPSLDAVPDDVVIDIVDVFRRPEFVADVVRDAMERAGRTGRLPLIWTQIGVHSDEARDLAEAGGLPYVADRCLMVDHAALV is encoded by the coding sequence ATGCCGAGTTCGCCCGACCTCACCGCCGCCCTCCGCGACGCCCGCACCATTGCTGTGGTCGGGTGCTCGCCGCGCGGCTTCCAGACCAGCCACCGCATCGCGCGCTACATCCAGAAGGTCGGCTACCGCATGATCCCCATCAACCCGAACCACGACGAGATCCTGGGCGAGACGGCGTACCCCTCCCTGGACGCCGTCCCGGACGACGTGGTGATCGACATCGTGGATGTCTTCCGCCGCCCGGAGTTCGTGGCCGACGTGGTGCGCGACGCCATGGAGCGTGCGGGGCGAACCGGCCGCCTGCCGCTCATCTGGACCCAGATCGGCGTCCACTCCGACGAGGCCCGCGACCTCGCCGAGGCGGGCGGGCTACCCTACGTCGCCGACCGCTGCCTGATGGTGGACCACGCCGCGCTGGTCTGA
- a CDS encoding histidinol-phosphate transaminase, whose protein sequence is MPPIHLVRPEIRAERAYRVPTTLAADAKVDQNESPYDLPAEIKRAALDAFAETPWNRYPDDRPHRLVAAIEAREGLPAGSVIVGRGSNELSHTLGLCFLGAETPVVLPSPMFALYASVARMHGADVVDVPAKKDLTHDADEILSAARRSGAPLTIVTTPNNPTGQTIAHADLERLAEGVPGVLVIDEAYHEFLDGPTATDLLKAHDNVLVMRTFSKAFGLAGVRLGVLMGHPDLIQEIEKSRLPFLVGRLGEEIGLAILDRRDLVDQRVAELMAEREAMEAFCETLPGVEVLPGAANFFLLRSPLDPKDLQARLAERGVLVRDVTGYPALAGQDGQPGWLRISIGAPSENQAIREALSHVLREE, encoded by the coding sequence ATGCCCCCCATCCACCTCGTCCGTCCCGAGATCCGCGCCGAGCGCGCCTACCGCGTGCCCACCACGCTGGCGGCCGACGCGAAGGTGGACCAGAACGAGAGCCCGTACGACCTCCCCGCGGAGATCAAGCGTGCTGCCCTCGACGCGTTCGCCGAGACGCCCTGGAACCGGTACCCCGACGACCGTCCGCACCGGCTCGTCGCTGCCATCGAAGCGCGCGAAGGCCTCCCTGCCGGGTCCGTCATCGTCGGCCGCGGGTCGAATGAACTGTCGCACACGCTCGGGCTGTGCTTCCTCGGCGCCGAGACCCCCGTCGTCCTGCCGAGTCCGATGTTCGCGCTCTACGCCAGCGTCGCCCGGATGCACGGCGCGGACGTGGTGGACGTGCCCGCCAAGAAGGACCTCACGCACGACGCCGACGAGATCCTGAGCGCCGCCCGCCGCTCCGGCGCCCCGCTCACCATCGTCACGACGCCCAACAACCCGACCGGCCAGACGATCGCGCACGCCGACCTCGAACGCCTCGCCGAGGGCGTCCCCGGCGTGCTCGTGATCGACGAGGCATACCACGAGTTCCTCGACGGCCCGACGGCGACCGACCTGCTCAAGGCGCACGACAACGTCCTCGTGATGCGGACGTTCTCGAAGGCGTTCGGCCTCGCGGGCGTCCGCCTCGGCGTGCTGATGGGGCACCCCGACCTGATCCAGGAGATCGAAAAGTCGCGCTTGCCGTTTCTCGTCGGCCGACTGGGCGAGGAGATCGGGCTGGCGATCCTCGACCGCCGCGACCTCGTCGACCAGCGCGTGGCGGAGTTGATGGCCGAGCGCGAGGCGATGGAGGCGTTCTGCGAGACGCTGCCCGGCGTCGAGGTGCTCCCCGGCGCCGCCAACTTCTTCCTGTTGCGCTCGCCGCTCGACCCGAAGGACCTCCAGGCCCGCCTCGCCGAACGCGGGGTGCTCGTCCGCGACGTGACCGGCTACCCGGCGCTCGCAGGCCAGGACGGGCAACCCGGCTGGCTCCGCATCTCCATCGGCGCGCCCTCGGAGAACCAGGCCATCCGGGAGGCTCTGTCCCACGTGCTGCGTGAAGAGTAA
- a CDS encoding sulfatase-like hydrolase/transferase, producing MPDRRQFLTSLGGAAIGSALAFRPAPSGSGKPRTDPPNVFFLSIDDINDWIGVYGGHPQAYTPNLDALAQRSTMFTKAYCSVPLCHPSRIATMTGIRPHNSGVYVAQVGWQEQIPGAVHLADHFRQHGYETLAGGKVYHHTDRFGPPGETWLWDQQLFPPRLEHNPNIDGSLNGIPAVRGFDWGTPQVPIEEYGDEKVVAWCLDRLNEPRTKPFFFAAGIFKPHLPWYAPQEFFDRFPVEDVILPTIIEDDLVDVPRIGRNFVDRYTRTEHIAEHGIWDDAVAAYLATISYADDLVGRLLAGLAASPYADNTIVVVWSDHGFHLGEKLHWEKNALWEEATRIPLFIQVPPSLGGSGIAPGRGQASGRTVELVDLFPTLTDLCGLPTPEQCDGRSLAPLLANPEAEWDRPAVSTWMYKNHSLRTERYRFIQYRDGTEELYDHEVDPLEWTNVAGDPAYAAVRDALVARLPQTNRPVDIDPDLDPETGENLSLKSYPNPSAGPVNIEFVLREPTEVSVTIFSMLGREVRQLADGRSFAPGVRSIPWDGTDDTGARLPGGMYLCVVRTLETHETRRIVLLP from the coding sequence ATGCCCGACCGCCGTCAGTTCCTCACGTCTCTTGGAGGCGCCGCTATCGGCTCCGCACTCGCGTTCCGCCCAGCGCCGTCGGGCTCTGGGAAGCCGCGCACGGACCCGCCGAACGTGTTCTTCCTGTCGATCGACGACATCAACGACTGGATCGGGGTGTACGGGGGCCACCCGCAGGCGTACACCCCCAACCTCGACGCGCTTGCGCAGCGGTCGACGATGTTCACGAAGGCGTACTGCTCGGTCCCGCTGTGCCACCCGTCCCGGATCGCGACGATGACGGGCATCCGGCCGCACAATTCGGGGGTCTACGTGGCCCAGGTCGGGTGGCAGGAGCAGATCCCTGGCGCGGTGCACCTCGCCGACCACTTCCGGCAGCACGGCTACGAGACGCTGGCCGGGGGCAAGGTGTACCACCACACCGACCGGTTCGGCCCGCCGGGAGAGACGTGGCTCTGGGACCAGCAGCTGTTCCCGCCCCGCCTGGAGCACAACCCCAACATCGACGGCTCGCTCAACGGCATCCCGGCGGTCCGCGGCTTCGACTGGGGCACGCCCCAGGTGCCGATCGAAGAGTACGGGGACGAGAAAGTCGTTGCGTGGTGCCTGGATCGGCTCAACGAGCCCCGCACCAAGCCGTTCTTCTTTGCGGCCGGCATCTTCAAGCCTCACCTGCCGTGGTACGCCCCCCAGGAGTTCTTCGACCGCTTCCCGGTCGAGGACGTCATCCTGCCCACGATCATCGAGGACGACCTGGTCGACGTGCCCCGCATCGGGCGCAACTTCGTCGACCGGTACACGCGGACGGAGCACATCGCCGAGCACGGGATCTGGGACGACGCCGTGGCCGCCTACCTCGCCACGATCTCCTACGCCGACGATCTGGTCGGCCGCCTGCTCGCGGGGCTGGCGGCGAGCCCCTATGCCGACAACACCATCGTGGTCGTGTGGAGCGACCACGGGTTCCACCTCGGTGAGAAGCTGCACTGGGAAAAGAACGCGCTCTGGGAGGAGGCGACCCGGATCCCCCTGTTCATCCAGGTCCCGCCCTCGTTGGGCGGCAGCGGAATCGCGCCCGGTCGGGGCCAGGCGTCCGGGCGGACGGTCGAACTGGTGGACCTCTTCCCCACCCTGACCGATCTCTGCGGGCTCCCGACGCCAGAGCAGTGCGACGGCCGCTCGCTCGCGCCGCTCCTGGCCAACCCCGAGGCGGAGTGGGACCGCCCGGCGGTGTCGACCTGGATGTACAAGAACCACTCGCTCCGGACCGAGCGCTACCGCTTCATTCAGTACCGCGACGGGACCGAGGAGCTCTACGACCACGAGGTGGACCCGCTGGAGTGGACCAACGTGGCGGGCGACCCGGCCTACGCAGCCGTCCGTGACGCGCTCGTGGCGCGGCTCCCCCAGACCAACCGGCCCGTCGACATCGACCCGGACCTGGACCCCGAGACCGGCGAGAACCTGAGCCTGAAGAGCTACCCCAACCCGTCCGCAGGTCCTGTCAACATCGAGTTCGTACTCCGCGAGCCGACCGAGGTCTCGGTGACCATCTTCTCGATGCTCGGCCGCGAGGTCCGCCAGCTCGCCGACGGCCGCTCCTTCGCCCCCGGCGTCCGCTCGATCCCCTGGGACGGCACCGACGACACAGGCGCCCGCCTGCCAGGGGGGATGTACCTCTGCGTCGTCCGGACGCTCGAGACCCACGAGACCCGGCGCATCGTTCTGCTGCCCTAG
- the hisD gene encoding histidinol dehydrogenase, whose amino-acid sequence MLPLVPYAERHARLGAVLDRRAVFDDAIETSVRTILDDVRQRGDAALLDLTERFDGVRPDALKVPAARLDTALEALDPDLRRTLEQAAANVRRFHQAEMPASWSHDDGDDVTYGQRISPVERAGLYVPAGTAPLPSSVIMNAVPALVAGVDEIHVCSPPGPDGLPHPLILATARLLGMENVYAVGGAQAIGALAFGTESVPRVDVVVGPGNAYVATAKKLVVGQVGIDSVAGPSEVVVLADASADPTFAAADLLAQAEHDERASAVLVTPDRALAEAVQAEVDRLVATLPRADVLRASLPAYGAAIVTDTMEDALACVDELAPEHLVILSDVADPLWAQIRHAGAVFLGHQTPEPVGDYFAGPNHVLPTGGTARFASALGVGVFLRRQSVIRYSAARLGQSGEAIARFAEAEGLDAHALAVRVRRGG is encoded by the coding sequence CTGCTGCCCCTCGTCCCGTACGCCGAGCGCCACGCCCGCCTCGGTGCCGTGCTCGACCGCCGCGCCGTGTTCGACGACGCGATCGAGACCTCTGTCCGCACCATCCTGGATGACGTCCGCCAGCGGGGAGACGCCGCGCTGCTGGACCTGACCGAGCGGTTCGACGGCGTCCGCCCCGACGCGCTGAAGGTCCCCGCTGCCCGTCTCGACACGGCGCTGGAGGCGCTCGACCCGGACCTGCGGCGCACGCTGGAGCAGGCTGCCGCCAACGTGCGCCGCTTCCACCAGGCCGAGATGCCTGCGTCGTGGTCGCACGACGACGGGGACGACGTGACGTACGGCCAGCGGATCTCGCCCGTCGAGCGCGCCGGACTGTACGTCCCCGCCGGGACGGCGCCACTGCCGTCGAGCGTCATCATGAACGCTGTCCCCGCGCTGGTGGCAGGTGTGGATGAGATCCACGTCTGCTCGCCCCCCGGTCCCGACGGCCTCCCGCACCCGCTGATCCTGGCGACGGCCCGGTTGCTCGGGATGGAGAACGTCTACGCCGTCGGCGGCGCCCAGGCCATCGGAGCGCTCGCGTTCGGCACCGAGTCCGTCCCGCGCGTGGACGTGGTGGTCGGCCCGGGCAACGCCTACGTCGCGACCGCCAAAAAGCTGGTCGTCGGGCAGGTGGGCATCGACTCCGTCGCCGGGCCGAGCGAGGTGGTGGTGCTGGCCGACGCGTCGGCCGATCCGACGTTCGCCGCGGCCGACCTCCTCGCCCAGGCCGAGCACGACGAGCGCGCGAGCGCCGTCCTCGTCACCCCCGATCGCGCCCTCGCCGAGGCGGTCCAGGCCGAGGTCGACCGCCTCGTCGCGACGCTGCCCCGCGCCGACGTGCTCCGCGCCTCGCTCCCTGCCTATGGCGCGGCCATCGTCACCGACACAATGGAGGACGCCCTCGCCTGCGTCGACGAGTTGGCCCCTGAGCACCTCGTCATCCTCTCGGACGTCGCCGACCCGCTCTGGGCGCAGATCCGTCACGCGGGCGCCGTCTTCCTCGGCCACCAGACCCCTGAGCCGGTCGGCGACTACTTCGCCGGTCCGAACCACGTCCTCCCGACTGGCGGGACGGCGCGCTTCGCGTCCGCGCTGGGCGTGGGGGTGTTCCTTCGCCGCCAGTCGGTGATTCGCTACTCCGCTGCCCGCCTCGGCCAGTCCGGCGAGGCCATCGCCCGCTTCGCCGAGGCCGAAGGGCTGGACGCCCACGCGCTCGCGGTACGAGTGAGGCGTGGAGGGTGA